The region TCTGCTCAAACTCTCACCCTGGCTGCTTGCCCTTGGTCTTGGCAACGTCCAGGCGGCGCCGGACATGGTCGTGGTCGCTTACGGCGGTGCCGGCCAGAAAGCTCAGGATGCGGCGATCTTCCAGCCATTCAGTGCCCAGGACGGCAGTAAACTGATTCAGAGTGAGTACAACGGTGAAATGGCCCGGATCAAAGTGATGGTCGATACTGGCAACGTCGACTGGGACCTGGTGCAGATCGAGGGTCCGGACCTGATGCGCGGCTGCGAGGAAGGCATGTACGAACATCTCGACTGGGCAAAGATGGGGCATGCCGAACAACTGATTCCCGATGCCGCGCAGGAGTGTGGCTCGGCGGTGCTGGTGTGGAGCGTGGCGATTGCCTACGACCGCAATAAGCTGGCTCAGGCGCCCACCTCATGGGCCGACTTCTGGGATGTCCAGAAAACCCCCGGCAAGCGCGGTCTGCGCAAGCGTGCGGTGTACAACCTGGAATTTGCCCTGATGGCCGACGGGGTCAAGGTCGAGGATGTCTACAAAGTGCTGGCGACCAAGCAAGGTGTCGATCGGGCCTTTGCCAAACTCACTGAGCTCAAGCCCTATATC is a window of Pseudomonas sp. DG56-2 DNA encoding:
- a CDS encoding ABC transporter substrate-binding protein; protein product: MTSNLLKLSPWLLALGLGNVQAAPDMVVVAYGGAGQKAQDAAIFQPFSAQDGSKLIQSEYNGEMARIKVMVDTGNVDWDLVQIEGPDLMRGCEEGMYEHLDWAKMGHAEQLIPDAAQECGSAVLVWSVAIAYDRNKLAQAPTSWADFWDVQKTPGKRGLRKRAVYNLEFALMADGVKVEDVYKVLATKQGVDRAFAKLTELKPYIQWWEAGAQPAQWLSAGDVVMTSTYSGRVAVAAQQGSPMALVWPGSLYGMDYWAIIKGSKHVDQAKRLIAFANQPDTQVRYVNEIPYGPTNTVAAAKLDSTLANWVPTSKQNLEGALAMNVEFWVDHGDELEERFNAWASK